Below is a window of Gemmatimonadaceae bacterium DNA.
GCTCCGCGTCACCCGTTAGGCGATAGGCGAGCCGATACACCCGGGGTGCGTGGGCGTCATACAGCTCGCGCCCGGCAAGCCGGTCACCGGCGAGAACCCGGGCGATGAGCTCGGGTTCGTTCACCTTTGGAGTCGTCTGGAGGGCAAACGCGGTCCGTGTCACGGTGCTCGAGGGGATTAGATGCGGCTCGGGGGGAAAGCGTTCGCTGGGTTTTGGATACGGCAGGCTGATAGAGAATGGGAGCGGGCCAAAGGTCCGGGGAGAGGTGATTGACGCCAAGTACTTTGTATCCTAAAGTATGATGCATCGTCTTTTTCCGGATTCCGCTATGCGACCCATGGACCCCACCCTCGATTCAGCTTCTCGCCCTACCGGCTCGGCCGCACGCGAGCGCGCCGCCACAGCGCGCCACCTACTGGTCGACGCTGTCGTGCTCGGCGGACTCGCCGACGCGTTCCTCCGCGGCGGCTTCGGCATTGGCTTGCTCGCCTGGATGGTGGTCTTCACCGCAACGTTCGCGTACGTCAAGCGGCGCCGGGGCGGAATCAACCGCGAGCAGCTCGGTTGGCTCCTTACGGCGCTCTTCTTCGCGGCCACTTTTGCGTGGCGCGACAGTGGCGGGCTCGGGTTTTTCGATTTTGTGGCGATGCTGACCGCGCTTGCACTTCTCGGCGCCACGTCCTCGGCCGTATCGCCGATGCGCAGCGTTCTCGGGCAGCGTATTCGTGATCTTGCTCAAGCCCTCGCGCGGAGTGCGGCCCTCGTAGCCGCCGGGGTGTTCGGGTTGGTGCTCGCATGCGGCCTCGGCGATGGAGTTCAGCGATTGCGCCTCGGACGCACGAGAGCACTGGTGCGCGCATCGCTGATCGCCATTCCGCTAGTGCTCGTTTTCGGCGTGTTGCTCGGCTCGGCCGACCCGGTGTTCGGCTCACTCTTCCGTCTGCCCGACATCGATTTCGGCACGGTGGTGAGTCACCTCGTCGTCGCGGGCTTCTTCACATGGGTTGTCGGAGGTTGGATGTACGGCGCGCTTCTGAATGAGCGCCCGGTTCCGCGGATTCGAGAGGGGTTGCCGATCACGTTAGGCAGCCTCGACGTGACGATCGTGCTCGGCGCCCTCGTCGCGCTCTTCGCGGTCTTCGTCGGCGTGCAGATCGGATGGCTCTTCGGTGGCGAGCGCCTGGTGCGTGCGACCACGGGCCTCGGGTACGCGCAGTATGCACGCCACGGATTCTTCGAGCTCGTCTGGGTGTCACTGCTCGTTTTGCCGG
It encodes the following:
- a CDS encoding DUF4153 domain-containing protein; the protein is MRPMDPTLDSASRPTGSAARERAATARHLLVDAVVLGGLADAFLRGGFGIGLLAWMVVFTATFAYVKRRRGGINREQLGWLLTALFFAATFAWRDSGGLGFFDFVAMLTALALLGATSSAVSPMRSVLGQRIRDLAQALARSAALVAAGVFGLVLACGLGDGVQRLRLGRTRALVRASLIAIPLVLVFGVLLGSADPVFGSLFRLPDIDFGTVVSHLVVAGFFTWVVGGWMYGALLNERPVPRIREGLPITLGSLDVTIVLGALVALFAVFVGVQIGWLFGGERLVRATTGLGYAQYARHGFFELVWVSLLVLPVLLGSRSALDDDAVAIRRHRFLSIPLLALLGGIMASALGRMGLYVHYYGLSTDRVFATVFMLWLVIVFAWYGFTVLRGRLRDFAAGMTITGFATLAALGLANPDALVARVNISRAQVALTVEDSVTTPAARKTSLSANTASPIDYGYLTWRLSGDAVGHVVDALVANTVSPVGSAARLAEVRARCDAVKTLFRRWGSGPVDWNLRAFGGDWRRWNVGAWDASRVMSSHEAALRNVTCLDASGETPFGDRDRRSLRPGEQGYVAPGTH